The region TACCGTCACGATCGAGACCCGCAACGTTCGACTGTCTTTGAACGCCATCAATCGAACCATGTTGGCCGGTTGCCCCGTCGCACCGAAAGGCCAAAAGATAAAGAAACTGATCGCGGTTCCGATGGCAAGGAAACCAACGTCGCTGTGCAGACTCGGTCCGGGGTTACTGACATAAACCCCCGGCTTTCCGGCGCCAAATTGATACCGTGTCGTTTCCTTGATCTGAACCTGGACCGATTCGGCGATCGAATCCGACTCAATCGATTGAATTTCGTCCGGCGTGGTGATGACCAGCAGTTTGATCGGATCGGAAGGAGCAACACCGGAGAGTCGAGTCGACTCCGCAGTTCGATAGGCATGGTCGGCTTGTCGAATCCAGGTTCCTTTAGGGAGTGCCACTTCCGGTAACGAAGCATCGGGGAAAGAAAGCACCGCTTGGGCAAATTCCGGCGGTGTCATCACCGCCATCTTTTCGGTTGCCTGCCGTAGGCCGCCGACTTGAGAGAGCGCCAATGCCAACATGCCCAAGACGCCAACGAACATCACAATGCCTTGCATAACGTCGGTCCAAACGACCGCGCGGAAGCCACCGTAGACGACATAAACAATCACCGCCGTTGAAAATAGCACCAAGCAAACCAAGTAGTCACCGGAGGCTTGATTGATCCAGGGGATCGACTGGGTCCAGGAGGCCACCATCGAAGCGATCGACTGAAAAGACGGTTCGTCGGATAGCAAGGTGCTAAGGATTTTCCCGCCGGCTTTGAACTGGGCAAGCAGATAGAAAAACATAAAGAACACCAACAAACCCGTCGCGGTTAATGCGACGGCGGGGCTTCCAAATCGTGCGCCAAGAATCTCGGGAATCGTCACCGCATCACAACGGCGTGCGACTTGATTGAGTCGTTTACCGAGTAGGCCCATCGACATCAGCGGCAACATCATGAACCCGGCAATCCAAAACGCCAGCGTCCAGCCATGGGTATAGATCAACGCGGGGAAGCCCATGAAACTGCCTCCGGAAGCGTTCGTCGCGGCGAAGGTAAGCGCGAAAGCCCAGACACCAAAGCCACGGCTGCCCAGAAAGTACTCGCCAACAAACTCCTTTCCCTTTGAATAACGTTCTGACCAAATCGCCAGCAGGAAAACAGCGACCGTATAAATCAAAAACGAATAGAGTGCGGCGTTCGAACCGTTATTCATTCAAGCGATCCCCGGACATGTCGTCGAGGTTTTTCCCAGGTGTCTCAAGTGAATCGTCTTGCATCGCGGTCAACGCAAAAACAACTGAGATTGCCGCCGAGATCGCCCACGGCAAGAACACGCCCCAGAACACCCACGACGGTATTCCGAAGACGAGCTTCAGCGGTTGATCGGGATCGTGATAGCCGAACCAGCCGCAGTAACCGACGACCCAAGCGAATGCGAGCAACCACAGGATCAAGATCCATTTTGATTCTCGCAGACTATTGCGAAGGAGTTGCTGATTGCCGCGGTCAATACTCATCGGAGTCACTGTTAAGCAGGTAAACACGAGTCTTTGGGTTTAACCATTTGGATAACACACTCCCGCTTCCGGGAGGGTCGGACGAGCAAACGGCCGGGGAGGGTGCCCTCTCCGGGCCTGAAGGCCCGACTCTCCCAGTGGGCATTGGTATCTACACAAGTTT is a window of Roseiconus lacunae DNA encoding:
- a CDS encoding sodium:solute symporter family transporter, with translation MNNGSNAALYSFLIYTVAVFLLAIWSERYSKGKEFVGEYFLGSRGFGVWAFALTFAATNASGGSFMGFPALIYTHGWTLAFWIAGFMMLPLMSMGLLGKRLNQVARRCDAVTIPEILGARFGSPAVALTATGLLVFFMFFYLLAQFKAGGKILSTLLSDEPSFQSIASMVASWTQSIPWINQASGDYLVCLVLFSTAVIVYVVYGGFRAVVWTDVMQGIVMFVGVLGMLALALSQVGGLRQATEKMAVMTPPEFAQAVLSFPDASLPEVALPKGTWIRQADHAYRTAESTRLSGVAPSDPIKLLVITTPDEIQSIESDSIAESVQVQIKETTRYQFGAGKPGVYVSNPGPSLHSDVGFLAIGTAISFFIFWPFGATGQPANMVRLMAFKDSRTLRVSIVTVAIYYAVIYLALIVIFCCGRVLLPGMEIDPDRTMPDLASKLTSTAGVPWLAGLLVAAPFAAVMSSVDSFLLLVSSSVVRDIYQKQINHDASESTLKRLSHLVTVTVGVLAVLLVVNPPMFLQDLIVFASGGLAACFLMPIVLSLYWGRMTAAGAIAGMLGGTIMHVVLTGCGYVQHGEFRAYEFLGLNPFVWDLVTSSIAAVLVAKSGPIDRAKYDEYFG
- a CDS encoding DUF997 family protein; translation: MSIDRGNQQLLRNSLRESKWILILWLLAFAWVVGYCGWFGYHDPDQPLKLVFGIPSWVFWGVFLPWAISAAISVVFALTAMQDDSLETPGKNLDDMSGDRLNE